The nucleotide window CGGGTACTAATCGGTCGAGGGCTTGACCTAAGGTCCCGCAACGAAAAGGAACTCACTGAAGGGCTCAAATCTGCAGTGAGGACGATGGAAGACTAGATTACAGTGGAAGAAGATCTGTGCAGTTTTGAGGGAACAGGGTTCCGAGAGGAACACTGAAACTTCAAAGGATCTGGTGACTATACCGGAGGGGTCCCACCCGTTCCCATCCCGAACACGGAAGTTAAGACCTCCAGGGCTGATGATACTTGGACCGCAGGGTCCTGGGAAAGTAAGTCGTTGCCAGGTAGTGCAGGAGACCATCGATTGTGATGGTCTCTTTTGCTTTGGTTCAAATTACGCACTGGTGCGTAATTTGGAGGCAAGCATTTAAGTTCTCATGGGTGGGAGTGTTAACTTTTTTCCTTGCGGAAAAAACATATCGGAGGAGTAGCATCCGTTTGCAGTTTCGACTACTGCTTTTGTTATATTTTCCAAGTCATGTCAGCTGCGGGAATGGTGTCAGAAGTTGCCGGCACTTTAGGAAGTTTACAGGAAACAATGCCAGTTCCAATGCGATGTTTATTAAGCTACAAACGCAAACTGCTATGCAAGTAGGAATTTCTCCTACTATAAAGTAAAACGCTTGATAAAGTTGTCTAATTGTTCTGACGTCTCGGCTAAATCTTCTGCCATAGAAGCAACTTGTTGAGTGGACTGCATTTGCCCATCCATCGTGGTGGCCGCTTGTTGAGCAGCTAGGGAAAATTGGGAAGCTATGGAAACAGCGTTACTCTGCACTTCGGCTAAGTTTTTGCTTTGGAGCAAAAGTTGATCGACGTTATTAATATTATCTTGAATTTTTTCCCCGGTACCTTGAATAACTTGATCCAGTGAATAGATAGCATCTCCGGCTTGCCTGATAATGATTTTTCCATTTTCGACTTCTACCAACCCTCTGCTCATATCGTTAGAAGCAGAGCAAATCATGTCCTGAACACTGTGTATAAGCTCCATAATTTGATGAGCCGATTCTGCGGAATCACTAGCTAATTTTCTGATTTCATCAGCTACCACAGAGAAACCACGCCCGTGCTCACCTGCACGGGCAGCTTCAATAGCCGCATTAAGGGCCAAAAGGTTTGTCTGACCAGAAATACTGTTAATGATGGAAACGATTTCGCCAATCTTCAGGGCTTGCTCCTCAAGGCTTTGAATAGAGGTATTGGCTTTATAAGTTGATGACGAAATGACGTCCATCTCCTGGATAATATCTTCAACAGCACGTAGTCCATCTTGGCTTACTTGTCGTGCGGAATTGGAGGATATTTGAACCTCTTGGGTGCTATAGCGAATTCGTTCCGAAGCAGCCTGGATCTCTAGAACTTGTTCAGAGGCTCTTTTCATTCCATCGATTTGTTCAATTGACCCGGCACTGAATTCTTGGAAAAGAGCGGCTAATTGTTCATAGCTCTCGGCAAGAGTTTTGGTGTGAGCAGCTTGGGAGTTACTGATTTCATGGGATTTTTGGGAGATAGTAGTGATGTTTGCAATAATCGACTTGATGCCATTATTCACCTTGTTTACTTCGTAGGACAGGGTAGAGAGTTCATTGGTTGTTTTTATTGCTGCAGTATTTGTTAGATTACCTCGGGTAATGGACTTGGTAACTCTGAAGATCTCATTGAGGGTTGAGATAATTTTATGGTGAAAGATATAGGAATAAGCAGCCCATAAGGTGAAGGCACCTAGGGTAAGTCCGATGGACATTAGGGAGGGAGAGCTCCATGACCAACCTAACCCTAGAACGAATAGAGGAATTGAGCTAAGTGCAAAATTATAGGCGAGTTTGTTTTTTTGAAGGGGGATGCCCAGGCGAGCAACGTAACGATGTTCGCCTTTTACATAGATTGGACAGATAACATCAAGCAGGATTTCACCAGTGTCACGGTGATAAATTTGTGATACAGGTTTCGTTGTGCCTAAGATCCCCAATTCTCCTTTTGTAACAAAGTTACCTTCGCGAAAGCGGTTGGAATGGACTAAAGCTTGACCCTCTAAGCTATTGATGACGAGAAACTCGTTATCCCCTATATTAGCATCGATGACTTGACGTAGAGGACCAATCACTTGTGCCCAATTTCCATGGGGCGACTGATTCAGAACATGTTCCATCTCACTGGCAATATGAGAAATTAACCGGATCGCCTGATTTCTTTTCGAATTGCTTACATAGGCATCCCTGTTTCTTTGCATAGCCGAACCTCCTTTAATGATACAACTTGTCTGATTTATATGATATAAGGAAGATAACCTGGTTTCATTATCCTTATTTGCTAATCCACAGCAATTGCTGTTATCAATGTCTCCATTCCAATGGATGACCGACTTTCTCTTATACGCAAAATCCAAAGAAGATACTGAAAAGGCAGCTAAAGTAACACAACCCGAAAAGTTCAAGAAAAGAAAGCAAAGGTAATCAACGGGCAAAAGAGAAGGTCAAGAGTACTACACTCCTGACCTTGTTCGCAAAATGAACTATGCTTGGCGCATCGCGTTATACACCTAAACCAACGACAAAACACAATGGGTAAGCCGTATGCCTTAGTAGGGCACGTGCGGTTTGATGAGGGGGAAGCCATGAGAATGGTTTCCCTACTCTATTGCTTCAAATTGGTCACCAGTGTCGAATTTGGCTTACAGCCAGGACCTTATTGCTGGATTGGAACCTTTAAGGCTTATTGGCCCACATCATAAAGAATAGGTAGTAAATCATTGGCACAATGAAGATGATAGATAATCCGATAAGGGTTTTCTTATTCATTTGCCGATCAATCCTTTCTGCGGATATAGAACACTCAGGAAAATTACATTTGCGTGCTTTTAATCTTTTTAAAGGTCGGTGCAATTGGATAAAGTAGTAAACAATAAGATAAGTATAGCAAACAGAACGGCTGGAAGCCATTCCTAATGAGCGGTTGAAGTATGCCTAAAACCGCATGGGCTAAGGGATAAGCTGATTTAAAACCGATAGTTGCAAATGAGCAAATTCGTGGTAGGATAGGAAGGTACACCTTTGCATTGAGTGGAGGATTAGAAGTGAATCTCATATCCAGAATAGACAGCTATGCTGAAAGCTGTCCTGATCGAGTGGCGCACCATTATAGGGAGAGCGGGCTT belongs to Desulfitobacterium chlororespirans DSM 11544 and includes:
- a CDS encoding methyl-accepting chemotaxis protein; amino-acid sequence: MQRNRDAYVSNSKRNQAIRLISHIASEMEHVLNQSPHGNWAQVIGPLRQVIDANIGDNEFLVINSLEGQALVHSNRFREGNFVTKGELGILGTTKPVSQIYHRDTGEILLDVICPIYVKGEHRYVARLGIPLQKNKLAYNFALSSIPLFVLGLGWSWSSPSLMSIGLTLGAFTLWAAYSYIFHHKIISTLNEIFRVTKSITRGNLTNTAAIKTTNELSTLSYEVNKVNNGIKSIIANITTISQKSHEISNSQAAHTKTLAESYEQLAALFQEFSAGSIEQIDGMKRASEQVLEIQAASERIRYSTQEVQISSNSARQVSQDGLRAVEDIIQEMDVISSSTYKANTSIQSLEEQALKIGEIVSIINSISGQTNLLALNAAIEAARAGEHGRGFSVVADEIRKLASDSAESAHQIMELIHSVQDMICSASNDMSRGLVEVENGKIIIRQAGDAIYSLDQVIQGTGEKIQDNINNVDQLLLQSKNLAEVQSNAVSIASQFSLAAQQAATTMDGQMQSTQQVASMAEDLAETSEQLDNFIKRFTL